In Nicotiana tabacum cultivar K326 chromosome 11, ASM71507v2, whole genome shotgun sequence, a single window of DNA contains:
- the LOC107825075 gene encoding short-chain dehydrogenase virD isoform X1: MEETKEVVLITGCSNGGIGHELARAFASKNCFVVATARSLTSMSDFEDDPRFFLQELDVLSDQSVTRLLTNVLEKFGRIDILVNNAGVQCVGPLAEVPLYSIQHTFNTNVFGPLRLIQSVVPHMASRKKGKIVNVGSCIALAPGPWSGAYSASKAAVHSFTDTLRLELRPFGIDVITVVPGAVTSNIGNSAIANYSQMPEWKLYKKFEEAIRARAHFSQGPRSTPAEEFGKRTVNAVLKEKPPAWFSTGHFSTIAAIMYYLPLFIKDFILRKRMKC; encoded by the exons ATGGAAGAAACTAAGGAAGTAGTTCTGATAACAGGCTGTTCAAATGGCGGAATAGGTCATGAGTTAGCTCGAGCTTTTGCATCCAAGAATTGTTTCGTTGTAGCCACAGCTCGGTCCCTGACATCCATGTCCGATTTCGAAGATGACCCACGATTCTTTCTTCAAGAACTCGATGTTTTGTCTGATCAAAGCGTGACACGTCTCCTCACTAATGTTCTTGAAAAATTTGGGCGCATTGATATTCTTGTTAACAATGCTGGTGTACAGTGTGTTGGCCCTCTTGCTGAAGTCCCTTTATATTCTATTCAACATACCTTCAACACCAATGTTTTTG GTCCCCTAAGGTTAATTCAATCTGTTGTTCCTCACATGGCATCCAGGAAGAAAGGGAAAATTGTAAATGTAGGAAGTTGCATTGCTTTGGCTCCGGGACCATGGTCAGGTGCTTATAGTGCATCCAAAGCAGCTGTACACTCATTTACTGATACCTTGAG GCTGGAACTTCGGCCATTTGGCATTGATGTCATCACCGTTGTCCCTGGAGCTGTGACGTCAAACATTGGAAACTCTGCAATTGCCAATTACAGTCAAATGCCAGAATGGAAGTTGTACAAGAAATTTGAAGAAGCAATCCGGGCACGAGCACATTTCTCACAAGGCCCAAGATCAACTCCTGCAGAAGAATTTGGAAAGAGGACGGTGAACGCCGTGCTGAAGGAGAAACCTCCAGCTTGGTTTTCTACTGGCCATTTTTCTACTATTGCTGCAATCATGTACTACCTTCCACTGTTTATCAAAGATTTCATTCTCAGGAAACGAATGAAGTGTTGA
- the LOC107825075 gene encoding short-chain dehydrogenase virD isoform X2 gives MSDFEDDPRFFLQELDVLSDQSVTRLLTNVLEKFGRIDILVNNAGVQCVGPLAEVPLYSIQHTFNTNVFGPLRLIQSVVPHMASRKKGKIVNVGSCIALAPGPWSGAYSASKAAVHSFTDTLRLELRPFGIDVITVVPGAVTSNIGNSAIANYSQMPEWKLYKKFEEAIRARAHFSQGPRSTPAEEFGKRTVNAVLKEKPPAWFSTGHFSTIAAIMYYLPLFIKDFILRKRMKC, from the exons ATGTCCGATTTCGAAGATGACCCACGATTCTTTCTTCAAGAACTCGATGTTTTGTCTGATCAAAGCGTGACACGTCTCCTCACTAATGTTCTTGAAAAATTTGGGCGCATTGATATTCTTGTTAACAATGCTGGTGTACAGTGTGTTGGCCCTCTTGCTGAAGTCCCTTTATATTCTATTCAACATACCTTCAACACCAATGTTTTTG GTCCCCTAAGGTTAATTCAATCTGTTGTTCCTCACATGGCATCCAGGAAGAAAGGGAAAATTGTAAATGTAGGAAGTTGCATTGCTTTGGCTCCGGGACCATGGTCAGGTGCTTATAGTGCATCCAAAGCAGCTGTACACTCATTTACTGATACCTTGAG GCTGGAACTTCGGCCATTTGGCATTGATGTCATCACCGTTGTCCCTGGAGCTGTGACGTCAAACATTGGAAACTCTGCAATTGCCAATTACAGTCAAATGCCAGAATGGAAGTTGTACAAGAAATTTGAAGAAGCAATCCGGGCACGAGCACATTTCTCACAAGGCCCAAGATCAACTCCTGCAGAAGAATTTGGAAAGAGGACGGTGAACGCCGTGCTGAAGGAGAAACCTCCAGCTTGGTTTTCTACTGGCCATTTTTCTACTATTGCTGCAATCATGTACTACCTTCCACTGTTTATCAAAGATTTCATTCTCAGGAAACGAATGAAGTGTTGA